The following nucleotide sequence is from Cucurbita pepo subsp. pepo cultivar mu-cu-16 unplaced genomic scaffold, ASM280686v2 Cp4.1_scaffold000390, whole genome shotgun sequence.
AAGCTGATATTACATGCTGAACATCAATATCGACAACCAAATTCACATTCAAACACCTCCAATCATTTCGAGAAGCAACACGAAATTAACAgggtccttttttttttcacaacgGTAAATAAATTGAGATCTCCAATCGATCACCCCGATTTCAACCAAATCACAACAAAGAGCAACGCCATCTAAAAAACCTCAATTAATTAAGCTACAAAACACAAAACGTTTCTTTAAAAAGTTCCATCTTCCTCATCAACCAGATCTAACCTAATTCagcaaaaaaaacacaaaaacaacataaaaacAAAGGCTTCCAAATGACAAATTCAACTCAAAGAAACGCAAGGGtaaaaaagaacacaaagaaaatagagCTTACTATTCTGGATTCATGGCTAATCAGATACCGGCTATAATTATATCTGAAGAGATCGATTTGATGAGAGGACCTGCCGGCGAAAACTTGACCGGAGGAAGATCAGTCGCCGGAGaaaaggggagagagagagagagagaaaacgaacgagagaaaggagaaatcGAAGAAATGAAGGGAGAAGGGGAGGGGGGGCGCCGGGCGCGTGCTTTATAAATACCCGAAAATGTCGTGAACTAAGTGAACCCAGGTGGCCAATACGTTTGATGACGTGGCAACACAGCGAATTTGCCACGTgtatttatacaaaaatattattattgttgtgttAGTTATTTtcgtttgtttctttctattgTTTGGGAGAATAATAACATGCCTaggtgaaaagaaaaaactttcTATCCGAAACGACGTCGCTTTGTAGTTTAGTGGAAAATtccattcatttttattttgtgtttattggtatttaaattttaaaacatatttagaaatattttcaaaattcgaAGACATACTTGacgattttttaatttgagaattattttaattttttttaaggactaataatttttcaatataaacctGTAATTTACCCgagataaaattaatattaatatttcaatttaaaaataaaaaaaattacatccttaaaatttaatagtaaTCAATTAATGCCTATAAAATTATGTACTCACAAAGCATTACATTCAAAATTGGTATGCTCTAGCAGAGGTCCAAGCCTAACCAGTTTGGGAATGACAACATTGTTTCTCACAGAACAAACAACTGGGTTGTCCCACTGCAGAGCCGATCCAACCACATTGGCTCGAACGGTGAGCGGGAACACTCGAGGCCATCTTTCGGTTCCATACGACCTCAGAGCTTCTTCAACAGAAGGTGCATCCGACTTGAGTGCAGTGGCCAGCTTTCTTGCTAGAACCACTGCATCTTCTAATGCACAGCATGCTCCTTGTCCTAGATTTGGAGTCATCGGATGCCAGGCATCTCCAACCAGGACCACTCTCCCCGATGAAGCGGGCGGGCTGACTGCAGGCCAAAGCCATCGGTCTACGAGGGGTGTTCGGATTAACGTGTCCTCCGGGGTTGTGTCCATGATGTTTAGTAGCTCAGATGGCCAGTTTTTTACCAGTTCTTTCGCTTGCTGCTTTAGAACAGCTGGATCTGTGATTTTTGGTCCTGCAATGTGAGACACCACCAATTTTGATCTGAGTTTAATATGTCGACCCTATCGATCGGATACCGAAAATATGGTAACTTTTAACAGATATAAGTGCTATGAATCGAGTTCGAGGAATGGGAGTGAGAAATGCAAACCTGGAGATGAGCTGTTGTAGCAGACAAACCAGTAAACTTTTGTAGCTGAAACTGGAACATAACCAGCTCGCAACCCCTTTCCATAGATATAGTTCACTTTTGGCTCATGTGGCTGTCCATTGGGATAATATGCAAGCCCACGAAACGCGCAATGCCCTACGTAATTCGGCTCGGAAAATCCCATCCACCGAGCTATGGGAGATCGAATGCCATCACAACCAATGACA
It contains:
- the LOC111785165 gene encoding monooxygenase 2-like isoform X1; this encodes MAMASSSPSVLLKSPISPSLALHFHGGEFPKSQPWIRARPRTKFYCRDVVSARSEVRREDIVIVGGGIAGLATALSLHRLGVRTLVLEQAESLRTSGTSLTLFKNGWRVLDAIGVGNVLRTQFLEIQGMVVKSEEGKQLRSFTFKDEDESQEVRAVERRTLLETLASQLPAGTIQFSSKLEGIQRTDQDEVKLELVDGSQLMAKIVIGCDGIRSPIARWMGFSEPNYVGHCAFRGLAYYPNGQPHEPKVNYIYGKGLRAGYVPVSATKVYWFVCYNSSSPGPKITDPAVLKQQAKELVKNWPSELLNIMDTTPEDTLIRTPLVDRWLWPAVSPPASSGRVVLVGDAWHPMTPNLGQGACCALEDAVVLARKLATALKSDAPSVEEALRSYGTERWPRVFPLTVRANVVGSALQWDNPVVCSVRNNVVIPKLVRLGPLLEHTNFECNAL
- the LOC111785165 gene encoding monooxygenase 2-like isoform X2, whose protein sequence is MVVKSEEGKQLRSFTFKDEDESQEVRAVERRTLLETLASQLPAGTIQFSSKLEGIQRTDQDEVKLELVDGSQLMAKIVIGCDGIRSPIARWMGFSEPNYVGHCAFRGLAYYPNGQPHEPKVNYIYGKGLRAGYVPVSATKVYWFVCYNSSSPGPKITDPAVLKQQAKELVKNWPSELLNIMDTTPEDTLIRTPLVDRWLWPAVSPPASSGRVVLVGDAWHPMTPNLGQGACCALEDAVVLARKLATALKSDAPSVEEALRSYGTERWPRVFPLTVRANVVGSALQWDNPVVCSVRNNVVIPKLVRLGPLLEHTNFECNAL